The following is a genomic window from Longimicrobium sp..
ACATCACCGACTTCGTGGACCTGGACGAGATCGACCCCGAGTACTTCGACAAGCCGTATTACCTGGCGCCGACCAACAAGAAGAACATGAAGGCTTACGCGCTGCTGCGCGAAGCCCTGAAGCGCGCCCGCAAGGTCGGCATCGCCAAGGTGGTCATCCGCTCGCGCGAGTACCTGTCGGCCGTGATCCCCCACAGGGACGTGCTGGTGCTCGAGATCCTGCGCTACCCGCACGAGATCCGCGGCACCGGCGAGCTGGAGCTTCCCGGCGAGGACCTGGAGGGGATGGGCGTGACCGACCGAGAGGTGAAGATGGCGGAGATGCTGATCGACGGGATGACCGCCGAGTTCGACCCCGCCAAATACCACGACACCTATCGCGACGACCTGATGGGCCTCATCCACAAGAAGATCGAGAGCGGCCAGACCGAGGTGCTGGACGAGACGCCCGTGGAGGCGCCCGAGCCGCGCGGCGACGTGATCGACATCATGGCGCTGCTGAAGAAGTCGGTCGAGGCCACCCAGCGCCAGCGCGTGGCCGCCGACACCGCCTCGAATTCGGCGGACGACGACGAGGACGACGACGCGGAGGAGAAGAAGCCGGGCCGCGCCGCGAAGAAGTCCACCGCGAAGTCATCGGCCAAGAAGGCGGCCAAGCCCAAGTCCGCCGAGCCCGCGAAGCCGCGGGCCCGCGCGCGCAAGAGCGCCTGAGCCGGGGCGCTCGATGGGGCTCTCGGAGTACCACCGCAAGCGCGACTTCAGCAGGACGGCCGAGCCGCGGGGGCACGAGCACGAAAGCTCGGGCCCCGCGCTCTCGTTCGTCATCCAGAAGCACGCCGCCAGCCACCTGCACTACGACTTCCGCCTGGAGCTGGACGGGGTCCTGAAGAGCTGGGCCGTTCCCAAGGGCCCCACCTACGACCCCACCGTGAAGCGCCTGGCCGTCCACGTCGAGGACCACCCCATCGAGTACGGCGACTTCGAGGGGATCATCCCCAAGGGCGAGTACGGCGGCGGCACGGTGATGCTCTGGGACGCCGGCACCTGGGAGCCGCTCGAAGACGCGCACCGCGGCTACGCCAAGGGCCACCTCAAGTTCCGGCTGGACGGCCAGAAGATGCACGGCGGCTGGCACCTGGTGCGCTCGCGCCGCGGCGAGGAGGGCGAAAAGGAACAGTGGCTCCTGTTCAAGGACGACGACGAGCTGGCCCGTCCCGAGTCCGAGGGAAAGGTCGTGGAGGACGAAGCGCTCTCCGTCAAAACTGGACGGTCGATCGAGGAGATCGCCACGGACGCGGACGCCACCTGGAACTCCAATCGCCCGCCGAAGAAGGGCCTCTTCGCCGACGCCGTGCAGAAGGCCGCGTCGAAGGTGAAGGAGAAGATCACGCCCGCGAAGAAGCCGGCGGCGAAATCATCCCGGACGAAGAAGGCGGCCGAATCCCCCGCCCCCGCGGTCCCCGGCGCGCGCAGGGCGGCCATGCCGCGCGAGCTCCTTCCCGAGCTGGCCACGCTGGTGGACGACGTCCCCGCCAGCGGCGACTGGCTGCACGAGATCAAGTTCGACGGCTACCGCCTGCTGGCGTTCATCGACAGCGGCAAGGTGCGGATGCTGACGCGCAAGGCGAACGACTGGACGGACCGCTTCCCCGGCCTGGTGGCGCCGCTGAAGGCGCTCCCCGCGAAGCAGGCCATCCTGGACGGCGAGCTGGTGATCGTGGCCCCGAACGGCACCACCAGCTTCCAGATGCTGCAGAACGTGCTGAACAACGGCCGGCAGGACGAACTGGTCTTCTACGCCTTCGACCTCCTCTACCTGGACGGGGTGGACCTGCGCGGCGTACCGCTCTCGGCACGGAAGGAGGCGCTGAACGCGCTGCTGGGCGGCGCGCAGACCGGACAGCTGCGCTACAGCGACCACATCTCCGGGAGCGGCAAGGCCTTCCACGCGCAGGCGTGCCGGATGGGGCTGGAGGGGATCATCTGCAAGCGCGCCGACAGCCG
Proteins encoded in this region:
- a CDS encoding Ku protein — its product is MARAIWKGSISFGLVSIPVGLFSAESPDEIHFRQLDKRNLAPVGYKKYNKETGDEVSMDEIVKGYEYEDDRYVLISDEDLRRANPEKTQTVDITDFVDLDEIDPEYFDKPYYLAPTNKKNMKAYALLREALKRARKVGIAKVVIRSREYLSAVIPHRDVLVLEILRYPHEIRGTGELELPGEDLEGMGVTDREVKMAEMLIDGMTAEFDPAKYHDTYRDDLMGLIHKKIESGQTEVLDETPVEAPEPRGDVIDIMALLKKSVEATQRQRVAADTASNSADDDEDDDAEEKKPGRAAKKSTAKSSAKKAAKPKSAEPAKPRARARKSA